A stretch of the Agelaius phoeniceus isolate bAgePho1 chromosome 1, bAgePho1.hap1, whole genome shotgun sequence genome encodes the following:
- the LOC129134735 gene encoding serpin B12 isoform X1, translating into MHIHACLCRNNWPRKSSRFMMDSISRPVTEFCLDLYKKLNRSAEDTNIVFSPMSISVALALIHLGAKNNTAAQIEKVLHVRKAAGRMSLGSDHESAAPEMEPEGSLESQPSFSECNKEGDLNHKVFQELLLQLQNLGEKYVLTLANNLFIQQGFELHQQFLMCSKELYGAVLQTVDFHGAVEAARRKINAWVESETQGKIKELFAPGVIDGHALLVLVNVIYFKASWECKFEEEKTVQRDFKLNQNRKKPVQMMYQKGKFKLGYIEEVGAQILELPYAQKSLSMIILLPADVADGSVSGLEQIESTISYENLMLWASSETMFETTVEVYLPRFKLEGTFNLNQVLQEMGMTDIFTESKVDLSAMTFAKSVVLSNVVHKAYVEINEEGTVAAAGTGASIVRRSLPLTEVFMANHPFLFFIRHNPTNTITFFGKLCSP; encoded by the exons ATGCACATCCATGCCTGTTTATGCAGAAATAACTGGCCTAGAAAGAG CAGCCGCTTCATGATGGACTCCATTTCTAGACCAGTTACTGAGTTTTGCCTTGATCTCTACAAAAAGCTCAACAGAAGTGCAGAGGACACAAATATTGTCTTCTCTCCTATGAGCATCTCTGTTGCCCTGGCCCTGATCCATCTTGGTGCAAAAAACAACACTGCTGCTCAGATAGAGAAG GTGCTCCATGTCAGGAAAGCTGCAGGAAGAATGAGTCTTGGATCAGATCACGAGAGTGCAGCCCCAGAAATGGAGCCAGAAGGAAGCCTGGAGAGTCAGCCTTCGTTCTCAGAG TGTAACAAGGAGGGAGACCTTAACCATAAagtgttccaggagctgcttttgcAACTACAAAACCTTGgtgaaaaatatgttttaaccttggccaacaatctctttaTACAACAAGGATTTGAGCTCCATCAG CAATTTCTAATGTGTAGCAAGGAACTGTATGGAGCAGTGCTGCAAACAGTGGACTTTCATGGTGCTGTTGAAGCTgccagaagaaaaattaatgcTTGGGTTGAAAGCGAGACACAAg GTAAAATCAAGGAACTCTTTGCACCTGGTGTGATTGACGGACATGCATTACTGGTGCTTGTGAATGTAATCTACTTTAAAGCATCCTGGGAATGCAAgtttgaggaagaaaaaacagttCAGAGGGATTTTAAACTGAATCAG AACAGAAAGAAACCTGTGCAGATGATGTATCAGAAAGGCAAATTTAAACTGGGCTACATTGAGGAGGTGGGTGCTCAGATCCTTGAACTCCCTTATGCTCAGAAGTCACTGAGCATGATCATCCTGCTGCCAGCGGATGTGGCTGATGGATCTGTCAGTGGGCTGGAGCAG ATTGAAAGCACAATCTCCTATGAAAATTTAATGCTGTGGGCCTCCTCAGAGACCATGTTTGAGACAACGGTGGAGGTTTACCTGCCCCGATTCAAGCTGGAAGGCACCTTTAACCTCAACCAGGTTTTACAGGAGATGGGGATGACCGACATCTTCACTGAATCAAAAGTTGACCTTTCTGCAATGACGTTTGCAAAGTCTGTGGTGCTGTCAAACGTTGTCCACAAGGCCTATGTGGAAATCAATGAGGAAGGCACCGTGGCGGCGGCTGGCACAGGAGCTTCCATTGTCAGGAGGTCTCTGCCTCTCACAGAGGTGTTCATGGCTAATCACCCTTTCTTATTCTTTATTAGACACAATCCTACCAATACTATCACTTTCTTTGGCAAACTCTGTTCACCTTAA
- the LOC129134735 gene encoding serpin B12 isoform X2 has product MMDSISRPVTEFCLDLYKKLNRSAEDTNIVFSPMSISVALALIHLGAKNNTAAQIEKVLHVRKAAGRMSLGSDHESAAPEMEPEGSLESQPSFSECNKEGDLNHKVFQELLLQLQNLGEKYVLTLANNLFIQQGFELHQQFLMCSKELYGAVLQTVDFHGAVEAARRKINAWVESETQGKIKELFAPGVIDGHALLVLVNVIYFKASWECKFEEEKTVQRDFKLNQNRKKPVQMMYQKGKFKLGYIEEVGAQILELPYAQKSLSMIILLPADVADGSVSGLEQIESTISYENLMLWASSETMFETTVEVYLPRFKLEGTFNLNQVLQEMGMTDIFTESKVDLSAMTFAKSVVLSNVVHKAYVEINEEGTVAAAGTGASIVRRSLPLTEVFMANHPFLFFIRHNPTNTITFFGKLCSP; this is encoded by the exons ATGATGGACTCCATTTCTAGACCAGTTACTGAGTTTTGCCTTGATCTCTACAAAAAGCTCAACAGAAGTGCAGAGGACACAAATATTGTCTTCTCTCCTATGAGCATCTCTGTTGCCCTGGCCCTGATCCATCTTGGTGCAAAAAACAACACTGCTGCTCAGATAGAGAAG GTGCTCCATGTCAGGAAAGCTGCAGGAAGAATGAGTCTTGGATCAGATCACGAGAGTGCAGCCCCAGAAATGGAGCCAGAAGGAAGCCTGGAGAGTCAGCCTTCGTTCTCAGAG TGTAACAAGGAGGGAGACCTTAACCATAAagtgttccaggagctgcttttgcAACTACAAAACCTTGgtgaaaaatatgttttaaccttggccaacaatctctttaTACAACAAGGATTTGAGCTCCATCAG CAATTTCTAATGTGTAGCAAGGAACTGTATGGAGCAGTGCTGCAAACAGTGGACTTTCATGGTGCTGTTGAAGCTgccagaagaaaaattaatgcTTGGGTTGAAAGCGAGACACAAg GTAAAATCAAGGAACTCTTTGCACCTGGTGTGATTGACGGACATGCATTACTGGTGCTTGTGAATGTAATCTACTTTAAAGCATCCTGGGAATGCAAgtttgaggaagaaaaaacagttCAGAGGGATTTTAAACTGAATCAG AACAGAAAGAAACCTGTGCAGATGATGTATCAGAAAGGCAAATTTAAACTGGGCTACATTGAGGAGGTGGGTGCTCAGATCCTTGAACTCCCTTATGCTCAGAAGTCACTGAGCATGATCATCCTGCTGCCAGCGGATGTGGCTGATGGATCTGTCAGTGGGCTGGAGCAG ATTGAAAGCACAATCTCCTATGAAAATTTAATGCTGTGGGCCTCCTCAGAGACCATGTTTGAGACAACGGTGGAGGTTTACCTGCCCCGATTCAAGCTGGAAGGCACCTTTAACCTCAACCAGGTTTTACAGGAGATGGGGATGACCGACATCTTCACTGAATCAAAAGTTGACCTTTCTGCAATGACGTTTGCAAAGTCTGTGGTGCTGTCAAACGTTGTCCACAAGGCCTATGTGGAAATCAATGAGGAAGGCACCGTGGCGGCGGCTGGCACAGGAGCTTCCATTGTCAGGAGGTCTCTGCCTCTCACAGAGGTGTTCATGGCTAATCACCCTTTCTTATTCTTTATTAGACACAATCCTACCAATACTATCACTTTCTTTGGCAAACTCTGTTCACCTTAA